The region CTTGATTCTTCCAAGTGCGCAAACGCCAAGGTGACGGGGAATTTCTTAACGGTTTGCACGTTCCGATTGCTATCGTAACAGGCAAACCTAAAATTCCCGATTAAAGCAAAGCAGTTTGCTTTAATCCTATGCGACCTCTCCAGCTTTAATTTTCAATTATCAATTTACAATTTTCAAACAATGACCTAATGTCCTAATTCTCAAACACACTACTTGTATAAAGACGTTGCGTGCGGTTAAATTCTTTTGGTCAGTTCCTGAAAATATATATCTAATGGTTCTAAATGTTGTATTTCTTCACGAGTAAACCAACGAGCTTCAGTATTCTCCTTACCGTCCACTACAGGCTCGCCTTTTATTTCGCCAACATACGTTAAGCGCACAACATGTTTATCTTGAATACGCAATATATCCTGCGCACCTAACAGCCTTGGCTCGCCTTCATAATCAAGTCCTATTTCTTCCTTGATCTCTCTTTGCAAATTTTCTTTTAGCGTAAATCCTGGCACAATACGCCCACCCACAATATCCCATTTTGCGCCGACTTCAGGGTAAAGATCGGCAGATCTTTTGACTAAAAGATAATGACCAAGGGGATTGCGTAATAAAATTTTAACACCAACTTGTAATTCCATAAAAATTATTTACCGCACCCCACGCAACCGTTTTATACGCTCTTCCACTGGCGGATGGGTCATGAAAAGTTTCGCCATCCAGCTGACTTGCTGCGCGCCTACTTGTGGTGAGCCTGCCGAACCCATCGCATCGGCTTGCCGTGAGCTTGCTTGCCTTGATTTTATCGAAAGGGTCGAATCTGCCTTAAAAGGGTTTTCAAAATAAAGGTGCGCGGTGGCGTCGCTTGCGACCCTTAAACGCTCGGGGCTTGCCGCAATTTTTTCAAGCGCGCGGGCGAGCCCCTCGGGGTAACGCGTGAGAAGCGAACCAGAGGCATCGGCAAGAAATTCCCGCTCGCGCGAAACCGCGAGGCGCATGATCGTTGCCAAAATGGGTGCCAGTATCAAGACCACCACGCCTATAACCATCATAATCGCGCCGCTACTCCCACGCCGATCGTCGTTATGCCCGCCCATACCGCCACCCAACCACATAGAGCGAAAAATCATATCAACGACTATGGTGATAATGCCCGCGAGCACCACCATAACGGTAGATACAAGCATATCGCGGTTGCCTATGTGCGAAAGCTCATGCGCAAGCACGCCTTCCAGCTCCGCTCGTTCCATGCTTTCCAAAAGTCCGCGGGTAACGGCAACCACCGCGTGTTCTGGATCGCGGCCTGTGGCAAAGGCATTCAGCGCGCGTTCTTCCAAAATATAAATCTTTGGCGTGGGCAAACCAGCAGTAATGCAAAGATTCTCCACGATGCGATATGGTTCCGGCGCTTGTCCCTTTGCGATTGGTTTGGCGTGGGTCATGGCAAGCACGAGCTTATCCGACCACCAATAACTCCCGGTGCTTGTCACTATGCTCAATACAACCGCGATCAACAAAATGACGGGACTACCAAAGTACTGGCTCAAAAACCATCCGATCGCGATTATTAATACGAAAAATACCGTGATGAGCAACCACGTTTTATGAATATTAGAATCTTTTTGTGTATAAAGAGTCGCCATGCTAGAACTTCACCTGCGGCACCGCGCGCTCTGCCTCATCCGTAAGCTCAAATAGCTCCTCGTGCTTGAATCCAAGAAGACCTGCAATAATGTTTGTTGGAAACGATTCGGTTTGCGTGTTCATTTCACGAACATTGCCGTTATAGAATCTGCGTGCCGCTTGAATTTTGTCTTCAGTATCGCGAAGCTCGCGCTGAAGCTCGAGAAAATTCGCAGATGCTTGTAATTGCGGATAGTTTTCTGATACCGCGAATAAAGTTTTAAGAGTGCCTGAAAGCATATTTTCCGCTTCTTGTTTCGCATGCGGGTCGCCTGCCTGCATTGCTTTGGTACGCGCTTCTGTTACCGCTTCAAATACTCCTTTTTCATGCGCGGCGTATCCTTTCACTGTTTCCAAAAGATTTGGAATGAGGTCGTAGCGACGCTTGAGCTGAACATCAATGTCCGCCCAAGCTTCTTTCACGCGGTTTCGCAACGTAACCAACCCATTAAACATCATTATTACCCACACCACAGCCGCGACACCGATTGCCGGAATATTGTACTGCCAAGGAATAATATTAAAAAATCCGCTGGCAAGAAGCGCTACAAAAACTACTAAAAACAAAATTGTGTTCATAGAATGTGTCTAGGACTTACGCGCTTGGCGCATTTCGTTGTCGCGGAATGCGTTCCTCGACACCGTATTTCTATATACGGCTTACTCAGGTACGCGTCCGCTCCTAGAACTGCATCCAAGCGCGTAAGTCCTAACGTTAATTATTTACTTTAATCATAGCATATAATGAAATACCTTACCACAGATGCTCTATGCGAAAACCCCGCTTGGGCGGGGTTTTCGCATAGAGTGTTCACTGTTCGTTGCTTATTGCTCACTATTTAGTAATCCATATAGGAAAAGGTTCCGTCACGTCAGCAACAATATATTTCTCCCCGCTAAAGCGGGTTCGATCAAAAAACTGTTGCTGACGATGACTACCCTGGGCGCTTTTGCGCCCGTCAGAAAGCTACATATATTCGCTTTCCGACCCCATCCCCATTCCGCCTGGCATGCCGCCGCCCATGGCCGGCTTCTTTTCTTCCGGTTCTTCTGCTACCACGCACGAGGTTGTAAGCAGCATTCCCGCGGCGGAGGCCGCGTTCTGCAAGGCGCTGCGAGTAACTTTCGCCGGATCTATAACACCTGCCGCGCGCAAATCCTCATATTTCATATTCGCGGCATTAAAACCGTTTGTGCCTTTAGTCTTTTTCACCTCCGATACCACGACCGCGCCATCAACACCAGCGTTACTTGCGATGTTGCGCATCGGCGATTCAAGCGCGCGACGCAAGATATCAACACCCACCATTTCCTCTACGTCTTTCAATTTAAAAATTTCAAGGGCTGAAGAAATGCGCAAAAGCGCGACACCGCCTCCGGGCACGATACCCTCCTCAATTGCCGCGCGAGTTGCCGCTAGCGCGTCCTCTATTTTTTGCTGTTTTTGTTTTTGCTCCACTTCAGTTGCGGCGCCCACGCGAAGCACCGCGACACCGCCGGAAAGCTTTGCCGCGCGCTCCGACAATTTTTCTTTGTCAAATTCCGAAGTGCTTTTTTCAATCTGTGATTTTATCTGGCGCACGCGCTTGTTAATCGCCTCTGCCGTACCCTTGCCACCGACAATAACCGTATTCTCTTTGGTGGAAACAACGCGGCGCGCCTCGCCAAGCATTGTTAAGTCCGCGGCTTCCAACTTAAGGCCGCGCTCTTCGGAAATCACTTCACCGCCAACAACTGCCGCGATATCTTCGAGCATTTCTTTGCGGCGGTCGCCAAATCCAGGCGCTTTAATCGCCAAAGTATGAAATGTGCCGCGCAATTTGTTTACTACGAGTGTGGCAAGCGCTTCGCCATCAACATCTTCCGCGATAATCACGAGCTCCTTTTTGCCCGTTTGCACGAGTTTTTCCAAGAGCGGCAAAATATCGCTCATAGCGGAAATTTTACGGTCAGTGATAAGAATGTACGGATTGTTGAACGCCGACTCCATACGCTCGGTGTTTGTAATCATATATTGTGAAATATATCCGCGGTCAAACTGCATGCCTTCCACAATTTCCTGCGAGAAGCCGAATGTTTGTGACTCCTCTACAGTTACAACGCCGTCCTTACCTACTTTATCAATAGCACTAGCGATAAGCTCACCCATTTCACGGTCTTCCGCGGAAATTGTCGCGACATTCACAATTTCCTCGCGATGACCCGAAACTTTGTCCGCCATTTTGGCTAATTCCTTAACCGCAAACTCCACACCCGCGTCAATTCCCCGCTTTATTGCCAAGGGATTCGCGCCAGCCGCAACGTTTTTCATTCCCTCGTTGATAATTGCCTGAGTTAAAATAGTTGCTGTAGTGGTGCCGTCTCCTGCCACGTCATTTGTACGATTTGCTACCTGCTTTACTAATTCCGCGCCCATGTTTTCTACTTTATCTTTAAGCTCAATTTCTTTTGCGATAGAAACGCCATCGTTCGTTACGCTTGGCGCGCCAAAACCTTTATCCAAAAGCACATTGCGTCCTTTTGGACCAACAGTGATGCGCACCGCGTCCGCAAGCTTGTTTACTCCTCGCAAGAGCGCGCGACGCGCTTGCTCATCAAATAAAATTTGTTTTGACATAATAAATAAATCTTAAATCTTAAATGGCAAATCTCAAATCTGAATCTTAAATGTAAAATCTTTTAAAAGTTTTGCGAGATGATTTTCCGCCAGAGGCACCTGCCCGCCTTTGGCGGGGATCAGCCTTTGGCTGAGAGTTGTAGATTTACGATTTGAGATTTGCGTTTTGAGATAACGCGTTATAACTATTTATCCAATAATAGCTAATATATCTTCTTCTCGCGCCACCAAATATTCTTTTCCGTTGACCTTGATTTCGGTTGGGCCGTATTTTGAGAACAATACTTTGTCCCCTTTCTTTACCTCCATGGGAACGCGCTCGCCGTCATCAAAACGCCCGAGTCCGACTGCCACAACCCTGCCTTGCTCCGGACGCTCTTTTTCCGCTGTGGAGGGAATATAAAGCCCGGAAGCAGTTTTTTCCTCTTGCTTCAGTGGCTCGATAAGCACATGATCGCGCAAAGGCTGGACGCTAACCTTAACGTCGCCTTTTTCTGCCACGGGTTTGGAAACTTTCTTTGCCATAAAATAAAATTAATTACTAATAATAGATACATCTTAATTTTAGCACTCTAACAGTCGGAGTGCTAATTTTTCATACTAGAAAAATACGGGTACGTTGTCAAC is a window of Candidatus Spechtbacteria bacterium DNA encoding:
- a CDS encoding M48 family metallopeptidase; this encodes MATLYTQKDSNIHKTWLLITVFFVLIIAIGWFLSQYFGSPVILLIAVVLSIVTSTGSYWWSDKLVLAMTHAKPIAKGQAPEPYRIVENLCITAGLPTPKIYILEERALNAFATGRDPEHAVVAVTRGLLESMERAELEGVLAHELSHIGNRDMLVSTVMVVLAGIITIVVDMIFRSMWLGGGMGGHNDDRRGSSGAIMMVIGVVVLILAPILATIMRLAVSREREFLADASGSLLTRYPEGLARALEKIAASPERLRVASDATAHLYFENPFKADSTLSIKSRQASSRQADAMGSAGSPQVGAQQVSWMAKLFMTHPPVEERIKRLRGVR
- a CDS encoding NUDIX hydrolase, giving the protein MELQVGVKILLRNPLGHYLLVKRSADLYPEVGAKWDIVGGRIVPGFTLKENLQREIKEEIGLDYEGEPRLLGAQDILRIQDKHVVRLTYVGEIKGEPVVDGKENTEARWFTREEIQHLEPLDIYFQELTKRI
- the groL gene encoding chaperonin GroEL (60 kDa chaperone family; promotes refolding of misfolded polypeptides especially under stressful conditions; forms two stacked rings of heptamers to form a barrel-shaped 14mer; ends can be capped by GroES; misfolded proteins enter the barrel where they are refolded when GroES binds) translates to MSKQILFDEQARRALLRGVNKLADAVRITVGPKGRNVLLDKGFGAPSVTNDGVSIAKEIELKDKVENMGAELVKQVANRTNDVAGDGTTTATILTQAIINEGMKNVAAGANPLAIKRGIDAGVEFAVKELAKMADKVSGHREEIVNVATISAEDREMGELIASAIDKVGKDGVVTVEESQTFGFSQEIVEGMQFDRGYISQYMITNTERMESAFNNPYILITDRKISAMSDILPLLEKLVQTGKKELVIIAEDVDGEALATLVVNKLRGTFHTLAIKAPGFGDRRKEMLEDIAAVVGGEVISEERGLKLEAADLTMLGEARRVVSTKENTVIVGGKGTAEAINKRVRQIKSQIEKSTSEFDKEKLSERAAKLSGGVAVLRVGAATEVEQKQKQQKIEDALAATRAAIEEGIVPGGGVALLRISSALEIFKLKDVEEMVGVDILRRALESPMRNIASNAGVDGAVVVSEVKKTKGTNGFNAANMKYEDLRAAGVIDPAKVTRSALQNAASAAGMLLTTSCVVAEEPEEKKPAMGGGMPGGMGMGSESEYM
- a CDS encoding co-chaperone GroES gives rise to the protein MAKKVSKPVAEKGDVKVSVQPLRDHVLIEPLKQEEKTASGLYIPSTAEKERPEQGRVVAVGLGRFDDGERVPMEVKKGDKVLFSKYGPTEIKVNGKEYLVAREEDILAIIG
- a CDS encoding LemA family protein; its protein translation is MNTILFLVVFVALLASGFFNIIPWQYNIPAIGVAAVVWVIMMFNGLVTLRNRVKEAWADIDVQLKRRYDLIPNLLETVKGYAAHEKGVFEAVTEARTKAMQAGDPHAKQEAENMLSGTLKTLFAVSENYPQLQASANFLELQRELRDTEDKIQAARRFYNGNVREMNTQTESFPTNIIAGLLGFKHEELFELTDEAERAVPQVKF